In Pleurocapsa sp. PCC 7319, the following are encoded in one genomic region:
- a CDS encoding response regulator transcription factor: MSEKQQLLLVDDEPGIRESVQAYLEDNEAWSVTAASNAEEAWQTIESQAPDLIISDIMMPQVNGYEFLQKLRDDPRYRSIPVVFLTARGMTSDRIQGYEAGCDAYLAKPFDPEELEAIVKNLLSKNQVATDNQDNSSELEKIAKELVEIKAKLDNKLGGNSGIAVTPPPIKIDLTPREQSVLDLVAQGLMNKEIARDLNTSVRNVEKYVSRLFGKTGTNSRTELVRFALQHGLTQ, from the coding sequence ATGTCAGAAAAACAACAACTATTATTAGTAGACGATGAACCTGGTATCAGAGAATCCGTACAAGCATACTTAGAAGATAATGAAGCATGGAGCGTGACCGCTGCCAGCAATGCCGAAGAAGCTTGGCAAACAATAGAATCTCAAGCTCCCGATCTGATTATTTCAGATATTATGATGCCTCAAGTCAATGGTTATGAATTTTTACAAAAACTCAGGGACGATCCACGCTACCGTTCTATTCCTGTAGTTTTTCTGACAGCTAGAGGTATGACTAGCGATCGCATTCAAGGATACGAAGCGGGTTGCGATGCTTATTTGGCTAAACCTTTTGATCCTGAAGAACTAGAAGCGATCGTCAAAAATTTACTATCCAAAAATCAAGTCGCTACAGATAATCAAGACAATAGTTCGGAATTAGAAAAAATTGCCAAAGAGTTAGTAGAAATTAAAGCCAAGTTAGACAATAAATTAGGTGGAAATTCGGGAATTGCGGTTACGCCGCCGCCGATTAAAATTGATTTAACCCCAAGAGAGCAAAGTGTTTTAGATTTAGTTGCTCAGGGTTTAATGAATAAAGAAATTGCCCGTGACTTAAATACTAGCGTGAGAAATGTCGAAAAATATGTCAGTCGTCTATTTGGTAAAACTGGTACCAACAGTCGTACAGAATTAGTCCGTTTTGCCTTACAGCATGGCTTAACTCAATAA
- the pstS gene encoding phosphate ABC transporter substrate-binding protein PstS, translating to MVSTISLKRKAWLAPVLAITLSLTACGGSPTDSESTAGGDNAGGKSVSLTGAGASFPAPIYQRWFSEYNKQNPNVQVAYQSVGSGAGVEQFIQGTVDFGASDVAMKDEEMAQVERGVSLLPMTAGSIVLAYNLPDVPELKLSRQAYVDILLGKITKWNDPAIASLNPDANLPDSNITVVYRSDGSGTTGVFTKHLSAINPEWKEKVGEGKTVEWPTGIGAKGNEGVTAQILQTEGSVGYIEYGYAKQQDIPTATLENNAGNYIAPSSESASAALGAATLPENLRAFVTDPEGEDSYPIVTYTWLLAYQSYDNANKLQAFKDVVNWSLTDGQAFAEELGYIPLPDNVVEKVQAKLDTIESK from the coding sequence ATGGTTTCTACAATTTCTCTTAAAAGAAAAGCTTGGTTAGCTCCTGTGCTAGCCATCACGTTAAGTCTTACTGCTTGTGGAGGTAGTCCGACCGATTCTGAATCTACAGCAGGAGGAGATAATGCTGGAGGAAAATCAGTATCTCTGACTGGTGCCGGAGCAAGTTTTCCTGCTCCTATATATCAACGCTGGTTTTCAGAATACAATAAACAAAATCCTAATGTTCAAGTTGCTTACCAATCTGTAGGTAGCGGTGCGGGAGTTGAACAGTTTATTCAAGGGACTGTTGATTTTGGTGCCAGTGATGTAGCCATGAAAGACGAAGAAATGGCTCAGGTTGAACGGGGTGTCTCTTTATTACCTATGACTGCAGGAAGTATTGTATTAGCTTACAATTTACCTGATGTTCCCGAATTGAAGCTATCTCGTCAAGCTTATGTAGATATTTTATTGGGCAAAATCACTAAATGGAATGATCCGGCGATCGCCAGCTTGAATCCTGATGCTAATTTGCCAGATAGCAACATAACAGTTGTTTATCGCTCCGATGGTAGCGGTACTACAGGGGTATTTACCAAACATCTCAGCGCAATCAACCCTGAATGGAAAGAAAAAGTTGGTGAGGGAAAAACTGTCGAATGGCCCACTGGTATTGGAGCTAAAGGAAACGAAGGGGTAACAGCACAAATTTTGCAAACAGAAGGGTCTGTTGGTTATATTGAGTATGGCTATGCCAAACAGCAAGATATTCCTACCGCCACTTTAGAGAATAATGCCGGGAATTATATTGCGCCTTCTAGTGAATCTGCTTCTGCAGCTCTGGGAGCAGCTACCCTACCAGAAAACTTACGTGCTTTTGTCACGGATCCTGAAGGAGAAGATTCCTATCCAATTGTTACCTACACTTGGCTACTAGCGTATCAAAGTTACGATAATGCCAATAAACTACAGGCTTTCAAAGATGTGGTTAATTGGTCTCTCACTGATGGACAAGCTTTTGCCGAAGAATTAGGCTATATACCTCTACCTGATAACGTAGTGGAGAAAGTTCAGGCAAAACTAGATACGATTGAATCAAAATAA
- a CDS encoding iron uptake porin, with the protein MNKLFWKALKVAPVLFAASLFAASGASAQAVNDTLQQINNYQTQDQNDSLSQVTNVNQLRDVSPTDWAYEALRSLVDRYGCIAGFPNQTYRGSQALTRYEFAAGLNSCLNQIERLIASSEAVSQEDLDTINRLTQEFEAELATLGGRVDELESRTAILEDNQFSTTTKLNGEVIFTIADVFGDEVGNIDSVSDAQTTFSDRVRLNFDTSFYGEDRLRTRLEAGNFEQLDGDVTGTASTRLGHDAGGDNDIEVSDLHYRFPLNDRIRGWVGTAGLDLDDIFDVANPMLESSGSGALSRFSRRNPLLFRGTEGAGAGVNLELIEDKLGVNALYLANDANDPGNGEGLFNGSFSAGGQVVFSPFEALEVSATYVRNFQSGDDVDQAGDTVGLFEDIDNDVNTPDVLTEGFAAQPFGETDTTANKIGAGVTFDLNERMIIAGWGGFSDVTGLVDGNDNNLDGEIWTWGANVSFLDLGREGSKLSIAGGMLPKFISDDAVNENQNGLQEDRDTSYLVEALYSFPVNDNIAITPGAYVVFNPNHDEDNDNVYVGVIRTTFKF; encoded by the coding sequence GTGAATAAACTATTTTGGAAAGCGTTAAAAGTTGCTCCCGTATTATTTGCAGCATCATTATTTGCGGCTAGCGGTGCGAGTGCACAAGCAGTAAATGACACTCTGCAACAAATCAATAATTATCAAACTCAAGATCAAAACGATTCTCTATCTCAGGTAACTAACGTCAACCAACTGCGTGACGTATCTCCTACAGACTGGGCTTATGAAGCTCTCCGCAGTTTAGTAGATCGTTACGGTTGTATTGCTGGTTTTCCTAACCAAACTTATCGTGGAAGTCAGGCTCTAACTCGTTACGAATTTGCGGCTGGTTTAAACTCCTGTTTAAATCAAATTGAGCGTCTAATTGCATCTTCGGAAGCTGTTAGCCAAGAAGACTTAGATACTATCAACCGTCTAACCCAAGAGTTTGAAGCAGAACTTGCTACTCTTGGTGGCAGAGTCGATGAATTAGAAAGTCGTACTGCTATCTTGGAAGACAATCAATTTTCTACAACTACTAAATTAAATGGTGAAGTAATCTTCACTATAGCTGATGTATTTGGTGATGAAGTTGGAAACATTGACAGTGTTAGCGACGCTCAAACTACTTTCAGCGATCGAGTTCGTTTGAACTTTGATACTAGCTTCTATGGTGAAGACCGCTTAAGAACAAGACTCGAAGCAGGTAATTTCGAGCAACTTGACGGAGATGTAACTGGTACAGCTTCAACTCGTTTGGGTCATGATGCCGGTGGAGACAACGATATTGAAGTTAGCGACCTTCATTATCGCTTCCCCCTTAATGATCGAATTCGAGGTTGGGTCGGAACTGCTGGCTTAGATTTAGATGATATCTTTGACGTTGCAAATCCTATGCTAGAGAGCAGTGGTAGTGGTGCATTATCTCGTTTCAGTCGTCGCAATCCTTTATTGTTCCGTGGTACAGAAGGTGCTGGTGCTGGTGTTAATCTAGAACTCATTGAAGATAAATTAGGTGTCAACGCTTTATATTTGGCTAATGATGCTAATGATCCTGGCAATGGAGAAGGACTATTTAATGGTTCTTTTAGTGCTGGTGGGCAAGTCGTCTTCTCTCCTTTCGAGGCTTTGGAAGTAAGTGCAACTTATGTTCGTAATTTCCAATCAGGTGATGATGTCGATCAAGCAGGTGATACTGTAGGTTTATTTGAAGATATTGATAATGATGTGAATACACCTGATGTACTAACAGAGGGTTTCGCCGCTCAACCTTTTGGTGAGACTGATACTACAGCTAATAAAATCGGTGCAGGTGTGACCTTCGATTTAAACGAAAGAATGATCATCGCCGGTTGGGGTGGTTTCTCTGATGTTACAGGTTTAGTTGATGGCAATGACAATAACCTGGATGGTGAAATCTGGACTTGGGGTGCTAATGTTTCTTTCCTAGATTTGGGAAGGGAAGGTTCTAAACTATCTATCGCTGGTGGTATGCTACCTAAGTTTATTTCTGATGACGCTGTAAATGAGAATCAAAATGGTCTTCAAGAAGACAGAGACACATCTTACCTTGTCGAGGCGCTTTACAGTTTCCCTGTCAACGATAACATTGCTATCACTCCTGGTGCTTATGTTGTCTTCAATCCTAACCATGACGAAGACAACGATAATGTATATGTTGGTGTAATTCGTACTACATTCAAATTCTAA
- the phoU gene encoding phosphate signaling complex protein PhoU, protein MTLSPKANSSEENQLERSLRRVQQEVLRMGTLVEQSFRLSHQSLFEREVDASQKILIIEKEIDLYYRQIESNCATLMTLQAPVAQDLRLLSAFMQLVRDLERIGDYAQDLTEMAVKLMKYPAHSVLPEIARMSEQAQLMLATSLVALADLDSSAGERVKELDDIVDHAYERIYNILAFQKDVPGVVEPILLLGLIIRHLERMADHATNISQRVTYIVTGKRN, encoded by the coding sequence GTGACTTTATCTCCCAAAGCTAATAGCTCAGAGGAAAACCAATTAGAGCGTTCTCTTCGGCGAGTACAACAAGAGGTTCTCCGCATGGGCACTTTAGTTGAACAATCATTTCGCTTAAGCCATCAATCATTGTTTGAGCGAGAAGTTGATGCGTCTCAAAAAATCCTGATTATCGAAAAAGAAATTGACCTTTACTATCGTCAAATCGAATCTAACTGTGCCACCTTGATGACCCTCCAAGCACCTGTAGCTCAAGATTTGCGTTTACTTAGTGCCTTTATGCAGTTGGTACGAGATCTAGAGCGCATTGGCGATTATGCGCAAGATTTAACTGAAATGGCAGTTAAACTGATGAAATATCCGGCTCACTCTGTTTTGCCCGAAATTGCTCGAATGTCAGAACAAGCCCAACTGATGCTAGCTACCAGTCTGGTTGCCTTGGCAGATTTAGATTCTAGTGCAGGAGAAAGAGTAAAGGAGCTTGATGACATTGTGGATCATGCCTATGAACGAATCTACAATATTTTGGCTTTTCAAAAAGATGTTCCCGGAGTAGTTGAACCAATTTTGCTGTTAGGATTAATCATCCGTCACCTAGAAAGAATGGCAGACCATGCCACAAATATTAGTCAAAGAGTAACCTACATTGTGACTGGCAAAAGAAACTGA
- a CDS encoding cell wall metabolism sensor histidine kinase WalK has product MAALYFFLGLAVGLGIFAGQQYRFKKQLKKTLRSYGTNIDEEIALPLHSLIRRELLDLDRQRQQLKKDKRNWQELIEKAPIGYLQVDAENQLLGCNQTAKDLLRIDSRRSLKIRLLLEVVRSYDLDSLIEETRRTQHPQSKEWVYYFTRYTLPQDQKQDLDTQKLASRQTVESIALKGYGFPLSNRQVGIFLEDRQTLVELAQSRDRTFSDLTHELRTPLTSISLVAENLLRRLQDPERRWVEQMSQEINRLIELVQEWLDLTQLQAAPERALNYKTIQLHELINSVWQTLEPIANRKQVTLTYKGDQNLTISADRSRLIQVFLNLLDNAIKHTPPQKEILVQVLPYKSADSTLEQLKIDVIDSGAGFNASDLPYIFERLYRGDKSRKREQKNNSLPSADGSGLGLAIVEQIIQAHGGTISAKNHPQVGGAWLEVLLPITQN; this is encoded by the coding sequence ATGGCAGCTCTATATTTTTTCTTAGGACTAGCAGTTGGCTTGGGAATTTTTGCCGGGCAGCAATATCGCTTTAAAAAGCAGCTAAAAAAAACCCTGAGATCTTATGGAACCAATATAGATGAAGAGATTGCTCTCCCTTTACACTCTCTAATTCGTCGAGAGTTGCTTGATTTAGACCGCCAGCGCCAACAGCTCAAAAAAGATAAACGTAATTGGCAAGAACTAATTGAGAAAGCACCAATTGGTTATTTACAAGTAGATGCGGAAAATCAACTTTTAGGTTGTAATCAAACAGCTAAAGATTTACTGAGAATTGATAGTCGGCGATCGCTAAAAATTCGTCTGTTGTTAGAAGTGGTACGCTCCTATGATTTAGATAGCCTGATCGAAGAAACCCGCAGAACTCAACATCCGCAATCAAAAGAATGGGTATATTATTTTACTCGTTATACACTGCCTCAGGATCAAAAGCAGGATCTTGATACTCAAAAATTAGCCAGTCGCCAAACAGTAGAATCGATCGCTCTCAAGGGTTATGGGTTTCCTTTATCCAATCGACAGGTAGGAATTTTTCTTGAAGATCGGCAAACCTTGGTCGAGTTAGCTCAATCACGCGATCGCACTTTTTCCGATCTTACCCACGAACTTCGTACCCCTCTCACTTCAATTTCCTTAGTAGCTGAAAATCTGCTACGACGTCTACAAGATCCTGAGCGACGTTGGGTAGAGCAAATGAGCCAAGAAATCAATCGCCTAATTGAACTGGTTCAAGAATGGTTAGATTTAACTCAATTACAAGCTGCTCCTGAACGAGCTTTAAACTATAAAACTATTCAGCTACATGAACTGATAAACTCCGTGTGGCAAACACTAGAGCCAATTGCCAACCGAAAACAAGTAACCTTGACCTATAAAGGTGATCAGAATCTCACAATTTCAGCAGATCGTTCCCGTTTGATTCAAGTTTTTCTTAATCTTTTAGACAATGCGATTAAACATACTCCGCCACAAAAAGAGATATTAGTTCAAGTATTACCCTATAAATCAGCAGATTCAACATTAGAGCAGCTCAAGATTGATGTCATCGATTCTGGTGCAGGATTTAATGCGTCAGATCTTCCCTATATTTTTGAACGACTATATCGAGGAGACAAATCCCGCAAGAGAGAACAAAAGAATAATTCTTTACCTTCTGCCGATGGTAGTGGCTTGGGTTTGGCGATCGTGGAACAGATTATTCAAGCTCATGGTGGGACGATCTCAGCTAAAAATCATCCCCAAGTTGGCGGTGCCTGGTTGGAAGTATTACTGCCGATAACACAAAACTAA
- a CDS encoding response regulator transcription factor, which translates to MLSLETDKASTESKLTQKNRILLIEDEDLIRDMIVIALEEEGYEVHTAINGRTALNTLQNSDLARTKLIPDLIILDLMLPEVNGLDICRLLRFQGDITPILVISAKSSETDRVLGLEVGADDYLTKPFSMRELVARCRALLRRQRYSNSVPTSIQKYRDISLFTQECRVVVRGTEVNLSPKEFRMLELFMSYPRRVWSREQLIEQVWGPDFLGDTKTVDVHIRWLREKLEEEPSQPEYLITVRGFGYRFG; encoded by the coding sequence ATGCTTTCTCTAGAAACCGATAAAGCCTCAACTGAATCCAAATTAACGCAAAAAAACCGAATTTTGCTGATTGAGGATGAAGATTTGATCAGAGACATGATTGTAATTGCATTAGAGGAAGAAGGCTATGAGGTGCATACTGCCATTAATGGTAGAACGGCACTAAATACGTTGCAAAATTCGGACTTGGCTCGCACAAAATTAATTCCAGACTTAATTATCTTAGACTTAATGCTACCGGAAGTTAATGGACTAGATATCTGTCGTCTGTTGCGCTTCCAGGGAGATATTACTCCGATCTTAGTAATTAGTGCTAAAAGTAGTGAAACAGATCGAGTATTGGGATTAGAGGTTGGGGCAGACGATTATTTAACTAAGCCTTTTAGCATGAGAGAGTTGGTTGCTCGTTGCCGTGCACTACTACGTCGCCAAAGATACAGTAATTCTGTGCCAACTTCGATCCAGAAGTATCGCGACATCAGTTTATTTACTCAGGAGTGCCGAGTTGTGGTTCGCGGTACTGAAGTTAATTTGTCACCCAAAGAGTTTCGTATGCTGGAGTTGTTTATGAGCTATCCTCGCCGAGTTTGGTCACGAGAGCAGCTCATAGAGCAGGTATGGGGTCCAGATTTTCTGGGAGATACTAAAACTGTTGATGTTCATATTCGTTGGTTAAGAGAAAAGCTTGAGGAAGAGCCTAGCCAGCCTGAATATCTAATTACAGTCAGGGGATTTGGTTATCGCTTTGGTTGA
- a CDS encoding sulfite oxidase-like oxidoreductase, translating to MPRKFFSKPDSSQSDRVPPGQYLAKGFPVLTYGETPKINTKDWQFKVWGLAEPKTFTWSDFMSLPQQDFTADFHCVTRWSKLDVQWTGIKVTDFLQEIDLNSKTTHLLQHCYGGYTTNLALKDFARAENFFAHTLNGEPLTAEHGGPMRLVVPHLYAWKSAKWISGIEFLDHDRPGFWERNGYHHRGEPWKEERYAGKY from the coding sequence ATGCCGAGAAAGTTTTTTTCCAAACCAGATTCATCTCAAAGCGATCGCGTTCCTCCCGGTCAGTATTTAGCCAAAGGGTTTCCCGTTCTCACCTATGGAGAAACACCCAAAATAAATACTAAAGACTGGCAGTTTAAAGTGTGGGGGTTAGCCGAACCCAAAACTTTTACTTGGTCAGATTTCATGAGTTTGCCTCAGCAGGACTTTACTGCCGATTTTCACTGTGTTACCAGGTGGTCAAAGCTAGATGTCCAGTGGACAGGAATCAAAGTCACAGATTTTCTTCAGGAAATTGACCTCAACTCGAAAACCACACATCTTCTTCAACATTGCTATGGTGGTTACACCACTAATTTAGCTTTAAAAGATTTTGCGCGAGCTGAAAACTTTTTTGCCCATACTCTCAATGGGGAACCCCTCACCGCCGAACATGGTGGTCCTATGAGATTAGTAGTACCTCACCTCTATGCTTGGAAGAGTGCGAAGTGGATCAGTGGTATTGAATTTCTCGACCACGATCGGCCTGGTTTTTGGGAACGCAATGGCTATCATCATCGTGGAGAGCCTTGGAAGGAAGAACGCTATGCAGGAAAATATTAA
- the rpmF gene encoding 50S ribosomal protein L32 produces MAVPKKKTSKSKRNSRKATWKRKAALEAQKALSLGKSVLTGRSNSFVYPQDDDDDDEE; encoded by the coding sequence ATGGCAGTACCCAAGAAGAAAACTTCTAAATCAAAACGTAATAGTCGCAAAGCTACTTGGAAGCGCAAAGCAGCTTTGGAAGCCCAAAAAGCTTTGTCTTTAGGAAAATCCGTCTTGACTGGACGTTCTAATAGTTTTGTTTATCCTCAGGATGATGACGATGATGACGAAGAATAG
- the ctpB gene encoding carboxyl-terminal processing protease CtpB, giving the protein MNYSSRRSGLILGFLKSKNYRLKAIKLTAVFAATSLLVSHSSSPVVAALEDSPKTIIDEVWQIVNSEFVDREFNHIDWKIKRQELLRAEYTDQKTAYKAIRRSLKDLGDPYTRFLAPEEYEELTSQTSGELSGIGIRLGIDQKTSKLIVVEPIPNSPASEAGLKAGDHIVSVNGKSTKLMTLEQASAEIKGEVGTEVILEISRSEQPAFDVTIARAQIELPSVSYTLNQEQDSKVGYIKLDEFSSHAAEQMQKAIQELSAKQASGFILDLRGNPGGLLFSSVEIARMWMEKGAIVSTIDRKGGNQEFSANGKALTNLPLVVLVDGYSASASEILAGALKENHRAKVVGSRTYGKGTVQSVHALSDGSGLAVTIARYYPPSGMDINQKGIAPDIKVDLSREEQTTLSVNPDLIGTKADRQYARAITILKNEFISKTGSDFSAPLTTR; this is encoded by the coding sequence ATGAATTATTCCTCCAGACGTTCTGGTTTGATTTTAGGCTTTTTAAAATCCAAAAACTATCGTCTCAAGGCGATAAAATTAACAGCAGTTTTTGCTGCCACTTCTTTATTGGTATCCCATAGTAGTTCTCCGGTAGTAGCCGCACTAGAAGATAGTCCCAAAACCATCATTGATGAAGTATGGCAAATTGTTAACAGTGAGTTTGTCGATCGCGAATTTAATCATATTGACTGGAAAATAAAACGACAAGAATTGCTTCGAGCAGAATACACCGATCAAAAAACTGCTTACAAAGCTATTCGTAGGTCTCTAAAAGACTTGGGGGATCCTTATACTAGATTTTTAGCTCCAGAAGAGTATGAGGAGTTAACTAGCCAGACTTCCGGAGAGCTTTCGGGGATTGGTATTCGCTTGGGAATTGACCAAAAAACGAGTAAATTAATTGTAGTTGAGCCTATCCCTAATTCTCCAGCAAGTGAAGCAGGACTTAAAGCAGGGGATCATATTGTTAGCGTCAATGGAAAATCAACCAAGTTGATGACCTTAGAACAAGCCTCTGCAGAAATCAAGGGGGAAGTCGGCACTGAAGTCATATTAGAGATTTCTCGGTCAGAACAACCTGCGTTTGATGTCACCATAGCTAGAGCACAAATTGAATTACCCTCTGTTAGCTATACCCTCAATCAAGAGCAAGATTCTAAGGTAGGCTATATCAAGCTTGATGAATTTAGTTCCCATGCGGCGGAACAAATGCAGAAAGCAATCCAAGAATTAAGCGCGAAACAAGCTTCAGGCTTTATTCTCGATCTTCGAGGTAATCCTGGAGGCTTACTATTTTCCAGTGTTGAAATTGCTCGTATGTGGATGGAAAAAGGAGCAATTGTCTCTACCATTGATCGTAAAGGGGGCAATCAAGAATTTTCTGCCAATGGTAAGGCATTAACTAATTTGCCTTTGGTGGTCTTAGTAGATGGCTACTCGGCTAGTGCTAGTGAAATTTTAGCCGGAGCCTTAAAAGAAAATCATCGGGCAAAAGTTGTGGGTAGTCGTACTTATGGCAAGGGAACAGTACAGTCGGTTCATGCCCTTTCTGATGGTTCGGGTTTGGCAGTTACTATTGCTCGCTATTACCCTCCCAGCGGTATGGATATTAACCAAAAAGGTATAGCTCCTGATATTAAAGTTGACTTGAGTCGGGAAGAGCAAACTACTTTAAGTGTCAATCCAGATTTGATTGGTACTAAAGCAGATCGTCAATATGCTAGAGCGATCACCATACTTAAAAATGAGTTCATTAGCAAAACGGGTAGTGATTTTTCAGCACCGCTCACAACTCGCTAA
- a CDS encoding NUDIX domain-containing protein, with protein MNDCSQSLQPISVTLAIIHQDGKYLMQLRDNIPTIVHPGVWGLFGGHLEPGEKPEAGLKRELIEEINYQPQQLKELGCYTEQNIKRYLFFCPLIVTIDELELNEGWDLGLLTPTEIKLGYAYSAKAGESRPIGGIHRQILLNFMASDLADD; from the coding sequence ATGAATGATTGCTCTCAATCTTTACAGCCCATATCCGTAACCTTGGCAATAATTCATCAAGATGGTAAATATTTGATGCAATTACGAGATAATATTCCTACTATTGTTCATCCTGGGGTTTGGGGTTTATTTGGGGGTCATTTAGAACCGGGAGAAAAACCAGAAGCAGGACTTAAACGAGAGTTAATTGAAGAAATTAATTATCAGCCCCAACAACTGAAGGAACTTGGCTGTTATACAGAGCAAAATATTAAACGCTATCTATTTTTTTGCCCTCTAATCGTTACTATCGATGAATTAGAATTAAATGAAGGATGGGATCTGGGTCTATTAACTCCTACCGAGATTAAGCTTGGTTACGCTTATTCTGCTAAAGCAGGCGAGTCAAGACCAATAGGAGGCATTCACCGTCAAATTTTGCTCAATTTTATGGCTTCAGATTTGGCAGATGATTAG
- the folD gene encoding bifunctional methylenetetrahydrofolate dehydrogenase/methenyltetrahydrofolate cyclohydrolase FolD encodes MSAQSPCLLDGKALAQKIQLELKTKVAQLESKMGRPPGLAVLMVGDNPASAVYVRNKERACQKVGIASMGRHFAADTTQEELEQVIAQLNQDEKVDGILVQLPLPSHLDSIALLHRIDPDKDADGLHPVNLGKLVRSESGLRSCTPAGVMRLLQEYDISLSGKKAVVIGRSILVGKPIALMLLEKNATVTIAHSRTQDLGAVCREADILVAAVGQPEMITHEMVQPGAVVIDVGINRLENSEGKSKLVGDVDFEGVAANASYITPVPGGIGPMTVAMLLSNTVQSYSQKV; translated from the coding sequence ATGTCTGCTCAATCACCTTGCCTATTGGATGGTAAAGCTTTAGCCCAAAAAATTCAGTTAGAGTTAAAAACTAAAGTCGCCCAGCTAGAATCTAAAATGGGTCGTCCTCCTGGCTTGGCTGTATTGATGGTGGGTGATAATCCCGCCAGTGCCGTCTATGTCCGTAATAAAGAGCGAGCTTGTCAGAAGGTAGGGATTGCTTCGATGGGTAGACACTTTGCTGCCGATACGACTCAAGAGGAGTTAGAACAGGTAATTGCCCAATTAAATCAGGACGAGAAAGTAGACGGTATTTTAGTCCAACTGCCCTTACCAAGTCATCTAGACTCAATTGCTCTTTTACATCGCATTGATCCTGATAAAGATGCTGATGGTTTACATCCAGTCAATTTAGGTAAGCTAGTGCGTTCAGAGTCTGGTTTACGTAGTTGCACTCCCGCTGGGGTTATGCGACTTTTGCAGGAATATGATATTTCTCTTTCGGGTAAAAAAGCTGTGGTGATAGGAAGAAGTATTTTAGTTGGTAAACCGATCGCTCTGATGCTGCTGGAGAAGAATGCCACGGTGACTATTGCTCATTCACGAACTCAAGATCTAGGTGCGGTGTGTCGTGAGGCAGATATTTTAGTGGCGGCAGTGGGTCAACCAGAAATGATTACCCACGAGATGGTGCAACCTGGTGCAGTAGTAATAGATGTAGGTATTAATCGACTAGAAAATAGTGAGGGAAAATCGAAATTGGTTGGTGACGTAGATTTTGAGGGAGTAGCAGCGAACGCCAGCTACATTACCCCTGTACCTGGAGGTATTGGTCCCATGACGGTAGCAATGTTACTCAGCAATACGGTGCAGAGTTATAGCCAAAAAGTTTAG
- a CDS encoding sterol desaturase family protein, translating into MLLLIFCFLLAFIWSSFIEYWLHRLMHIYPRFGRDIIPHYRHHKENSAQGVIPEFKDYSMAVPSGLLAFLISVPVGISFILGSLVYAIFAAYAHQLQHENPTKCVWLKMPVHYVHHKYNQWDYNFGLAVDWWDKVFGTYKAVDWLTEEELERPEQGYLQLKWW; encoded by the coding sequence ATGCTGCTGCTTATTTTTTGCTTCTTACTAGCTTTTATTTGGTCAAGTTTTATTGAATACTGGCTGCATCGCCTAATGCATATATATCCTCGCTTTGGTCGAGATATTATTCCTCACTATAGGCACCACAAAGAAAACTCAGCTCAAGGGGTTATACCAGAATTTAAAGATTATTCAATGGCAGTACCTTCAGGTTTGCTTGCCTTTTTGATCTCCGTTCCTGTAGGAATTAGTTTTATTTTGGGAAGCTTAGTTTATGCTATTTTTGCCGCCTATGCCCATCAGTTACAGCACGAAAACCCAACCAAATGTGTTTGGTTGAAGATGCCTGTTCACTATGTACATCATAAATACAATCAGTGGGATTATAATTTTGGTTTGGCGGTAGATTGGTGGGACAAGGTATTTGGTACTTATAAAGCAGTCGATTGGTTAACAGAAGAAGAACTTGAAAGACCCGAACAAGGCTATCTACAATTAAAGTGGTGGTAA